In Thermococcus sp. MAR1, a single genomic region encodes these proteins:
- a CDS encoding enoyl-CoA hydratase-related protein: protein MQQAYVNYTVENKIATVEFYTPQHNSLPAVILQRLVDAITKASNDDNCKVIILKSGGDKTFCAGASFDELIKYFH, encoded by the coding sequence GCAAGCTTACGTAAACTATACAGTTGAAAATAAAATTGCAACTGTTGAATTTTATACTCCGCAACACAATTCTTTACCGGCGGTTATTTTACAGCGATTAGTAGATGCAATTACCAAAGCATCTAATGATGATAATTGTAAAGTAATTATACTGAAAAGTGGTGGTGATAAGACTTTTTGTGCCGGTGCATCTTTCGATGAATTAATCAAATATTTCCACTAA